A window of Chryseobacterium sp. IHB B 17019 genomic DNA:
AAATCACGATTGATGGTAATGTAATATGTAATCAGTCTTTTGCACCTGCAGGAGCTGCTGCAAGCATGACCATTGGGTATTTTGGGTTTTCTGCTTCTACAGGAGGAAACAGATCAAGACATTCTATTAAAAATGTAAAGGTTTATGTAGATAAAGTTGCGATCAATCAGACAACAGTAACAGATACTTTTTGCCCGAATCCTTCCACAGGTCAGGGAACTGTAAACTTAACCGCATATCAGAATCAATTCGTGACGAATCCTGCCAATTACACTTTTTCATACAGTGTTGCAGGAACACCGATTACGAATCCTGCCAATTATCAGTTTAGTGCCAATACAACGGTTTCTGTCGTAGTTAAAGATAACGCGGGTGTGCTTTGTGATAACCCGGACGGGAAAATCCAATTGAATCTTTCTCCGTTTACGGCAACTCCCGCAACCCTTACGGCTTGTAATAATAACAATGCCGGAACCGCAACATTCAACCTTACACTGGCGAATGTCAATGAACCTGCAGGCTCTACTAAAATATATTACAAAACTTTAGCAGACCTGAACGCAGGAACTAACCCGATCAATAATCCTTCAGCTTATATATCTGCAGCCGGAACGGTATACGTAAAAGTAACCACTCCTCTTGGATGCGTAGGATCTGCACCGATAGCTCTGACATTCTTCCCGGAAATTGTTTCAAACGATGCTTCAATGGAATCCTGCTTTATTGAAAGTGCGCCCAATACAGCTTTATTTGATTTAACACAGGCTAATGTAACATCAGCACAAGGCATTACCAAAAAATATTACAAAACAATGGCCGATGCTCTTGCGGGTATTAATGAAATTCCACCTACCGCTTATATTGCAACAACATCAACGGTGTATGTGAGAATTACCAATATAGCCAACTGTTTTGTTATTGTTAAAATCAATCTGAAAGTTTTAGAACCTATCTATTCTTCTATATTAAAAGACAAAACGATCTGTATTGATGCAAGAACTACTCTTGATGCAGGACCAGGATTTGACAGCTATTTATGGAGTACGGGGGAAACTACCCAAGCTATTAGTGGTGTTACACCGGGCCAGTATTGGGTACAGCTGAAAACAGGAAAATGTACAGCAAAGCAAGTTGTAAAAGTAAATCCTGCACCTCAGCCGGTGATTTCCAGCATTGATATTACCAACAACACCATTACCGTAAATGTAAACGGCGGAAAAGCTCCTTACCAATATTCTTTAGACGGAATAAACTGGCAGGACTCCAATATATTTACAGGTCTTCAAAGAGGTGAGGTTGTAGTATTTGTAAGGGATTCTTATAATTGTGACCCTATTCATGTACAGATCACAGTTCCAAATCTCATTAATGCTATTACGCCAAACGGTGATAATATCAATGATGTAATTGACTATTCAGCTTTAGCATACAAGAAAAATCTTGTTTTCACCATCTATGACAGATATGGAAATAAAAAGTATGAAGCCGATAAAATAAGAAACTTCACATGGGACGGAACTTCCGGCAACAAAAAAGTAGTAACCGGAACCTACTGGTACACCATCACATGGAACGAAAATGACAAGAAAAATACTAAAACAACCTATAACGGCTGGGTATTAGTAAAAAACAGAGAATAAATTATATTAAAAGATCGCTTCAATTGGAGCGATCTTTTTTATAGCTCAACTGATAATTTAATGAATATTTTAAGTTTTTGTTATTGATTTATTCATATTGTTTAGCAAAAATTATACAATAACAATAATTAACATGATATTTAACACATTTACAGTAATCAATCGGATAAATTCAATATATTTACAACTTAACCAATTTTATATGAAGAAAAATTTACTCTATTATTTTTTTATCATTTTATTGTGTCTGTCCGGAAAGCTATCATCACAGACCTATCAGCTTACCGGGAATCCCGTAAATACTACAGGTTGGGATCTTGTTTCAAGCGCCGTAGTAAGCGGAGATTTTGTGCAACTTACCCAAGATATAGGAAACCAATATGGTGCGGTAAAGCTGGCAACTCCTATTAATCTTAAATATTGTGATAAATGGAAAGTGGAATTCGATTTCAGAATAGACGGAAACGGAACTACACAATATGGCAGAGGTGACGGATTTACTTTTTGGTACCTTGCCAATCCGCCAACAGGATTTGTTTCCGGAGGTGGATTAGGAATTCCGGCAAACGCAAACGGACTTATGGTGGGCTTTGACATTTTCAACAACAGCACAGAAGGTCAGATGAGTAAGATCCATGTTCTATACGGAACCAATAATACAACAGGAAATAATATTGAATACAATACAACTCCTGGAAGTACATTCCACTCTCCGGATCTTAATCCAACGCAGCCATTCGTAGGTGCAACCTACAAGCACGTGGAAATAAACGGAGAAACAGATCTTGCAAACCCAACGAACTGGATCATCAAAATCCGACTGGACGGAGTCTTGATTGTAGACCAATCTTTTGCCCCTTCAGGAGGAGCAATCGGGATGACTACAGGCTATTTCGGATTCTCTGCGGCAACTGGAGGCGCGAGTGCAAGGCATTCCATAAAAAATGCTAAAGTATATATCGACAAGGTTCCTATCTTAACAAATACGGTTACTCCTTTCGTTTGTGTAAATCCTTCGACAGGAAACGGAACGGTGGATCTTACATCTTTCCAGAATCAATTCGTTGCTAATCCTGGAAGTTATATTTTTACCTATTTCGGCCCGGGAGGAACGCCCATTACAAACCCTTCCAACTATAGTTATTCGGGTGCAGTAAATATTTCTGTTGTTGTAAAAGATCCCTCCTCCACATTGTGCGATAACGGCGATGGGCAAATTGTCCTGAATCCGACACCTTTCTCCGCCAGCGATGTAACATTGACCGGGTGTAATAACAATAATGCAGGAGGTGCAATATTTGACCTTACGACCGCAGCTGTTTCAACTGTTCCGGGCGTTACAAAACAGTTCTACAACACAATGTACGACCTGAACAACAATCTTAACCAGATTACAAATCCTACAGCTTACCTTTCACCGGCAGCCACATTGTACTGTAAGGTGACAACTCCGCAGGGATGTGTTGATGTAGCAGAAATCACATTAGCATTATATCCGGTGGTAAACGTACAGGAAGCTACTTTAAGATCATGTGCAATTGAAACCAATCCTTCAATGGCTTCATTCGATCTTACTCTGGCAGCTGTAACTACACAAACAGCTACTAAAAAATATTACCCTTCTTTAACTGATGCAGAAAACGGAACCAATGAAATTCTGAATCCTACAGCATACATTTCTCCAAATGGGGTAATTTATATTAAAGTAACTAATGCAAATGGATGTTACGGAATCGCTAAAGTTAATTTAATTGTAATCGCTCCGGTTTACTCAAATGTTTTGGAAGATAAAATCATTTGTATGGAAGACACTACAACTCTGGACGCGGGTCCCGGATTCACAGGTTATCAATGGAGTACCGGTGCAACTACGCAGACCATAACTAATGTAGGCGTAGGAACTTATTGGGTAAAACTAAAAACCGGACAATGTGTGGCAACCCAGACTGTAAAAGTTTATCCTTCCGAGCAGCCAGTGATCACAAGTATTGATATTTCTAATTCCACAGTTACCGTGTTTGCAACGGGAGGAACTGCTCCTTACAAATATTCAATGGACGGGATCAACTGGCAGGATTCCAACGAATTCAAAAACGTTGCGAGAGGTGATGCAAAAATATATGTAAAAGATGCCTATGATTGTGATCCTATCGTTATTACAATCGTAGTTCCGAACCTTATTAATGTAATCACTCCAAACGGCGACGGAATTAATGACGCTATTGATTATTCGGCTTTGGCGGGCAAGCAAGGTCTCGTACTGAATGTATTCGACAGGTACGGAGCAAAAATTTTCCAAGCCGATAAATCAAACAAATACAGATGGGACGGAACTGTAGGGGGAAGGAAAGTTCCTACCGGAAGCTACTGGTATTCTGTTTCATGGAACGAAAATGACAAGAAGAATACACTAATCAAATACTCAGGTTGGATTCTTGTAAAAAACAGAGATTAATTTTAAAAATATTTCAACATAAAAAAATCACTTCAAGCATTTTGAAGTGATTTTTTATTAAAAATTAATAGAATTAATTCGATAGCATTAAAATCAAGAATCTAAATCCAT
This region includes:
- a CDS encoding gliding motility-associated C-terminal domain-containing protein, yielding MNRKNYLLLFLCLLLCLPQHFASQTYQLTGNPVNTTGWTMVAPTVVNTDFVQLTPDTNTQSGSIRLDNQINLKYCDKWKVEFDFRMDSNQTANGDGLAFWYLANPPIASVLGSGLGVSQNAVGLIVGFDTYNNTTTAVMSKVHVAYGQVTNTTDTNNVEFFNTPGSSFHSPDMNTTLPFQGTTYKHVEVTSQVDPAAPANWIIKITIDGNVICNQSFAPAGAAASMTIGYFGFSASTGGNRSRHSIKNVKVYVDKVAINQTTVTDTFCPNPSTGQGTVNLTAYQNQFVTNPANYTFSYSVAGTPITNPANYQFSANTTVSVVVKDNAGVLCDNPDGKIQLNLSPFTATPATLTACNNNNAGTATFNLTLANVNEPAGSTKIYYKTLADLNAGTNPINNPSAYISAAGTVYVKVTTPLGCVGSAPIALTFFPEIVSNDASMESCFIESAPNTALFDLTQANVTSAQGITKKYYKTMADALAGINEIPPTAYIATTSTVYVRITNIANCFVIVKINLKVLEPIYSSILKDKTICIDARTTLDAGPGFDSYLWSTGETTQAISGVTPGQYWVQLKTGKCTAKQVVKVNPAPQPVISSIDITNNTITVNVNGGKAPYQYSLDGINWQDSNIFTGLQRGEVVVFVRDSYNCDPIHVQITVPNLINAITPNGDNINDVIDYSALAYKKNLVFTIYDRYGNKKYEADKIRNFTWDGTSGNKKVVTGTYWYTITWNENDKKNTKTTYNGWVLVKNRE
- a CDS encoding T9SS type B sorting domain-containing protein, which gives rise to MKKNLLYYFFIILLCLSGKLSSQTYQLTGNPVNTTGWDLVSSAVVSGDFVQLTQDIGNQYGAVKLATPINLKYCDKWKVEFDFRIDGNGTTQYGRGDGFTFWYLANPPTGFVSGGGLGIPANANGLMVGFDIFNNSTEGQMSKIHVLYGTNNTTGNNIEYNTTPGSTFHSPDLNPTQPFVGATYKHVEINGETDLANPTNWIIKIRLDGVLIVDQSFAPSGGAIGMTTGYFGFSAATGGASARHSIKNAKVYIDKVPILTNTVTPFVCVNPSTGNGTVDLTSFQNQFVANPGSYIFTYFGPGGTPITNPSNYSYSGAVNISVVVKDPSSTLCDNGDGQIVLNPTPFSASDVTLTGCNNNNAGGAIFDLTTAAVSTVPGVTKQFYNTMYDLNNNLNQITNPTAYLSPAATLYCKVTTPQGCVDVAEITLALYPVVNVQEATLRSCAIETNPSMASFDLTLAAVTTQTATKKYYPSLTDAENGTNEILNPTAYISPNGVIYIKVTNANGCYGIAKVNLIVIAPVYSNVLEDKIICMEDTTTLDAGPGFTGYQWSTGATTQTITNVGVGTYWVKLKTGQCVATQTVKVYPSEQPVITSIDISNSTVTVFATGGTAPYKYSMDGINWQDSNEFKNVARGDAKIYVKDAYDCDPIVITIVVPNLINVITPNGDGINDAIDYSALAGKQGLVLNVFDRYGAKIFQADKSNKYRWDGTVGGRKVPTGSYWYSVSWNENDKKNTLIKYSGWILVKNRD